In Cicer arietinum cultivar CDC Frontier isolate Library 1 chromosome 1, Cicar.CDCFrontier_v2.0, whole genome shotgun sequence, one DNA window encodes the following:
- the LOC101502682 gene encoding transcription factor GTE7-like, whose amino-acid sequence MASAVLSNRNEPNWPQHRGGGAGFMGKVPFSNSNPNPNSNSKPKLANSKRTQSASDDASSINRRTNDVNQSQFVTFNVASYSKKELNDLKKRLHSELEQIRKLKNRIESTEFQPQKKTTSKKISGNKRPLPLYPTKDFNQSNFDVEELMKGCARVLQKLMKHRMGFVFNDPVDVVKMELYDYHDIIKQPMDLGTVQSKLLENIYKSPAEFASDIRLTFNNALTYNPKGHMVNDWAGQLLVKFEAMYRPIHEKYENLLKHDREFEVELQGSSWNHVEPERVMKKKENPIPPPKLQQQPPEPPLPPASSSKPLIEPPLLQSPVRTPSPVRALPVKPLKQPKPKAKDPNKRDMSLEEKQKLGIGLQSLPPEKMEQVVQIIRKRNGHLEQDGDEIELDIEAVDTETLWELDRLVTNWKKMMSKIKRQALLDNVINNVVSNKDNGEVPTSEKVDEVPPVEVKKPKRVETGDEDVDIGDDMPMSVFPPVEIEKDKDGVGGHASSSSSSSSSSGSDSSSSSDSDSGSSSGSDSEADNGHS is encoded by the exons ATGGCTTCCGCCGTCTTATCCAACAGAAACGAACCTAATTGGCCACAGCATAGAGGTGGAGGAGCAGGATTCATGGGAAAAGTACCTTTCTCTAactctaaccctaaccctaattcGAACTCTAAACCTAAATTAGCGAACAGTAAGAGAACTCAATCCGCGTCCGATGATGCTTCCTCCATCAACCGTCGAACAAATGACGTGAATCAATCTCAATTTGTCACCTTCAACGTGGCGTCGTACTCGAAGAAGGAGCTGAACGACCTCAAAAAACGCCTCCATTCAGAGCTTGAACAGATTCGTAAACTAAAGAATCGAATTGAGTCTACCGAGTTTCAACCACAGAAGAAAACAACGAGCAAGAAGATTTCCGGTAACAAGCGTCCCTTGCCGTTGTATCCGACGAAGGATTTCAATCAGTCAAATTTTGATGTTGAGGAGTTGATGAAGGGTTGCGCTCGGGTTTTGCAGAAACTGATGAAACACAGAATGGGATTTGTGTTCAATGATCCCGTTGATGTGGTCAAAATGGAACTTTACGATTACCATGATATAATCAAGCAACCAATGGATCTAGGTACGGTGCAGTCGAAACTCTTGGAGAATATTTACAAATCGCCGGCGGAATTTGCTTCTGATATTCGATTAACTTTCAACAATGCACTGACATATAACCCTAAAGGTCACATGGTGAACGACTGGGCAGGACAACTCCTTGTTAAATTCGAAGCTATGTATCGTCCTATACATGAGAAATATGAAAATTTGCTGAAACATGATCGCGAATTTGAAGTGGAATTGCAGGGTAGTTCTTGGAACCATGTTGAACCAGAGAGGGTTATGAAGAAGAAAGAGAATCCAATTCCTCCTCCAAAATTGCAACAACAACCACCAGAGCCTCCTCTCCCTCCTGCAAGTTCTTCCAAACCTCTGATAGAACCTCCATTATTGCAGTCTCCGGTTCGCACCCCGTCCCCAGTGCGAGCTCTTCCAGTGAAGCCTTTGAAGCAGCCGAAACCGAAGGCCAAGGATCCCAACAAGAGAGATATGAGTCTTGAGGAGAAACAGAAATTGGGAATTGGGTTGCAGAGTTTGCCACCGGAGAAAATGGAACAGGTTGTGCAGATTATAAGGAAGAGGAATGGGCATTTGGAACAGGATGGAGATGAGATAGAGCTAGATATTGAAGCTGTTGATACCGAGACCCTTTGGGAACTGGATCGATTAGTTACTAATTGGAAGAAGATGATGAGCAAGATTAAGCGGCAAGCACTGTTGGACAATGTGATTAACAATGTGGTTTCAAACAAAGACAATGGG GAAGTGCCGACTAGTGAGAAGGTTGATGAGGTGCCACCTGTTGAGGTAAAGAAGCCCAAGAGAGTAGAAACAGGTGATGAGGATGTTGACATTGGGGACGACATGCCAATGAGCGTGTTTCCTCCTGTGGAGATTGAGAAAGATAAAGATGGCGTTGGAGGTCATGCAAGTAGTAGTTCTAGTAGCTCAAGCAGTTCAGGCAGTGATTCCTCATCATCAAGTG ATTCGGATTCAGGGAGTTCCTCAGGGAGTGATTCTGAAGCAGACAATGGACACTCGTAG
- the LOC101503649 gene encoding uncharacterized protein: MQMENYSYQSYPDSGDSSPRSREIDFENPPTTIPWDDQQQLQQQSYKVKFMCSYGGKIQPRTHDNQLSYVGGETKILAVDRNIKFPLLISKLCSLIEAPDVSFKYQLPGEDLDALISVTNDDDLDHMMHEYDRLSRASARPARMRLFLFVNDSTPSSNPPDPIKPANVDYLFGIEKPVTVTPPPAAVKFHDPVPEPVAPLPEFHPRQALNPSDRVTASDPGLNHQIEIQRQLQRMQIAAENEQTAYRRKSEDNFVGNYSTGDYYVQKVPEKFPVSNFSAPQQHQPGYWQEKPVPGEAYPPVAPGGGDQPVYMVPAPGNYYNTQPVMRPPVTQGYYAVQRMPSDSYRETQVYGGAPPSKAPFSSGMSANYAPAQPVKGPAYAEGVSVVRSTGIPDNSVGSYAQVAYDSASGRQVYYTAPGGVVHAPPYQGVAAPVTTDVKGMSKISQGSV, encoded by the coding sequence ATGCAAATGGAGAACTATTCATATCAATCATACCCAGATTCAGGAGACTCCTCTCCTCGTTCAAGAGAAATCGACTTCGAAAACCCACCCACAACAATACCATGGGACGATCAACAACAACTACAACAACAAAGTTACAAAGTCAAGTTCATGTGCAGCTACGGTGGCAAGATCCAACCGCGCACACACGACAATCAACTCTCTTATGTTGGTGGTGAAACTAAAATCCTAGCCGTTGATCGTAACATCAAGTTCCCCTTATTGATCTCCAAGCTCTGTTCTCTTATCGAAGCACCTGATGTCTCTTTTAAGTACCAGCTCCCTGGCGAGGATCTCGATGCTCTAATCTCAGTAACCAACGATGATGATCTTGACCACATGATGCATGAATACGATCGTCTCTCCCGTGCTTCCGCTAGACCCGCACGTATGCGATTATTTCTTTTTGTTAACGATTCCACTCCATCTTCAAACCCACCCGACCCGATTAAACCAGCCAACGTTGACTATCTTTTTGGTATTGAAAAACCGGTAACAGTTACTCCGCCTCCCGCCGCCGTTAAATTTCACGATCCTGTGCCGGAACCGGTTGCTCCGCTACCAGAATTTCATCCTCGACAAGCTTTGAATCCATCTGATCGGGTTACAGCTTCGGATCCGGGTTTAAATCATCAGATTGAAATTCAGAGGCAGTTACAGCGGATGCAGATTGCGGCGGAGAACGAGCAAACTGCTTATCGGAGAAAAAGCGAAGATAATTTCGTCGGAAACTATTCTACCGGAGATTATTACGTTCAGAAAGTGCCGGAGAAATTCCCGGTGTCTAATTTTTCAGCACCGCAGCAACATCAACCGGGTTATTGGCAGGAAAAGCCTGTTCCCGGCGAGGCTTATCCGCCGGTTGCGCCTGGAGGAGGAGACCAGCCTGTTTATATGGTTCCGGCGCCGGGAAATTACTATAATACGCAGCCGGTGATGCGTCCACCCGTAACTCAAGGATACTACGCTGTGCAACGAATGCCATCCGATTCTTACCGTGAAACGCAGGTTTACGGCGGCGCACCTCCTTCTAAAGCGCCGTTTTCGTCGGGGATGTCGGCGAATTATGCACCGGCGCAGCCGGTTAAAGGTCCTGCGTATGCGGAAGGAGTTAGTGTGGTTCGGTCGACTGGGATACCGGATAATTCGGTAGGTTCGTACGCACAAGTGGCGTATGATAGTGCAAGTGGCAGACAAGTTTATTATACTGCGCCAGGTGGGGTAGTACACGCTCCGCCGTACCAAGGAGTTGCTGCGCCTGTCACCACAGACGTTAAAGGGATGAGCAAGATTTCTCAAGGTTCAGTTTGA